The DNA window GTCGGCAtaggaaattaaatgggaatttttagGAAGTTTTGTGGAAGCCACAGACAAAACTCAGAACCTTTGtacctgtgggactgcctctcccaatacacTCCCCAAAGAACCCTTTGCTTGGCAaataacttactggtggtccctggtccaaaaACTATATATCTGTCCTTGATCAAGCCAAGAGCGTTTTGGGGTATGGTCCAGccttgtggaatgctctgtcagtGAGAACTGGGCCCTGCGAAACTTATTACAGTtttgcctgtaaaatggagctgttctgccaggcctatggttgaggtaGTAACCAACTCGTGGGCCTCCTTGTCGCTGTCCCCTTTTTGTTAGCTTTTGTGCTTGTTTATGGTCTCTCATTATTAATTCGTTTTTCTTGTGACATTACTGGTAATTAAGGCACCAAGACATTGTATGgaaattgatttattgattgttGCAAGCTGCCGTGAGCCTGCTTGCAGGGAAGGGTTGTCTGTAAGTCTAAATAAATTCACAAAACAATGGGAATTTTCCACTCCCAGTTACAGTGTCATCAACATTTTTCCTTTGCGGTCCCCGTCTCACCCTAAAATGGAAATAGGGCACTTTACCAGTTCATGAGGTCTGCCATGGATAGAAAGCAAGGAGAACGGAGGACTATTTGGTTACTAATGTTGCTACATTTTGAAACTAAATAGCATACAGTGATACTGTGCTAGCAGTACTTACCACAGGGTCCCAACCAAGTTGTGACTTGGCTTTTCTGATGTCAGGCTTTCTTTTCTGAGGATCATCTTGAGCTTCTGACAGAAACTGGATTTCACTCCCACTGCCTGTAAAATCATACAGGAATGCTACTTTGCTAGTTTTTACATTTTCAGTAGTACAAACAGGCCACGTGATATAATTTCTAATATACGCTAGTTTTTCAAGTATTCTAGCACAGACTACATCAGAGGCTTCACAATCTCCAAGTTACAACCTATGAAGTCAACAAACCAGAGGCCCAGTGCATAGTTCCTGATCTCCTAACTGCACATAGAAAGGGTTATACATTTCTCCTTCTGTCTTCAAATTACGTCTCCCTTTTATTTTTATGATGGTTTGTATCAAACCTGCATCAATATTATCATTGTGGTtaactaaaaaaaacaaccatccTCCCCAAACAATTTGCAACTATTTCATCCAATCACACTATGTAATACCAGGTACGTGATATGtgcctttttatttctttattaaaacatttctattccaTGTTTCTTTGGGGTTCAAAGCCACATACAATGGTTAAAAAAGACTGcagtttaaaagcaaaaataaaataacaaatgccaaatctctccccccccccccactccccttaaAAGATACCTGCCAATTCAGATTCGCTCAAAAGCCCAGGCAAAGAGGTAGGCATTAAGCACCTCCTGAATATCTGTAAAGAGGTGTcccccctcacctcttcagggagcccattccacacagccacaaAGGAAATGAATGGGGCTCTGGTTGGTGCCAGATGGGTTACTCCAAGGGGCAAGATAGCCAATAGATGGCTGCCtcattttgtttaaaagtaaTTATGCTTCTTACTTACCAACTAGCTTTTTAATTAGCTGGGCAAATTCTAGGATAGTATGCTCTTCTGGATTCCCCTAAGGGTACAATGgggattaattaaaaaaaagagtctTATTTTTTTAACCAAAGAAATTTGGCGTAACATGATACCTGGAAGAATAAACTATATTTCTAAATGTTGCTTCATTTCAGAGCTACAGTAAAAAGTGATCATAAATGATTTTTAGATAGCTTaaggtaatccccccccccttgacaatAGATGCTAGGAATGCAGAGCATTATTATAGCAGTTGACAACAAAATGTTAACAGCAAGTTATGAAATTTTGTCAACAGATACTAAGGACACAGAAACAGAACACGTTTGTTTCTGCAGGCAATGATGTTAATAAATTCTCAGTGGTAACTGTCTTCAGTGTTTCATTTCTATCTTTTAATATCATGTGTACAGCAAACAAACAATCAGCAGGATAGGTAGGGCCTTAATCCTCAGTACCAGAAGGATTAACACCAATTTCAACTTCAAGTTTCAATTGaatgtaatattattttgctcTTTTCCCATTCACTTAAATCTACATTGAGGAGAAGTCTGGAAGCCAACTTTTTCCTTACCAAGTTAACAGGACTGCTGACATTGCTGTTCATTAAGGCCACCAACCCATTCACAAGATCACTGCAAAAAGAGAGGACATCACTTGAGTTAAGAGTAACTTTCTTACACATTTACTGCCTGACCCTTTATTTCTTAAGTCTGCCACATGTAAACacttctaagcagtggtgggcttcaaattatttaacaactggttccggtggtggaaatcaaataatttaacaactggttgtttacaagcacatctgccgaagtggtgtgaacctgctgaatcccaccactgcttctaagtAATGGTAGATGTTACATCAATACCACTCTCAGAAGGAAGCAAAGATGGtggagaacagaagaacatattaGACGTCTGTGTACCATCATTCCACTAAACAGTATGAAGCTGTCCTCCAAGCACTATTTATTGTATATGTCAGAAACAGTCCTGGAAAATGATCTTGCTTATTCAGCTTTATGTCACTGCATGAGCCGGGAACCATGAACACCTTTCCTTTATGCTTGGACTTTCTACTGTTCCTTctactctgtttctctctctgatGATTAGTATTCACAGCAGCTATAATCTTCAACTCTGAAGGTGGTACCCATTTTTTAATGTAAACTGTAATCTACTTGTCTCCGTCAATACAACATCCCGAAAAGCATCTAATTTTCCAGAACCACAAAGTGGCTCAGAAAACAGAATCCTTGCAAACCTACCTGATAATTCCCCCTTTGGAAATACATTTAATCTTGCCTCAGAAAACAGGATTCAATATTTAGGCACTTAAGCTTACAATAAGGTGTAGTCTTTGGATTGAGAGACCTATAAAATGCTGGGAGCACAGGCTCCAAGCTCTAAAGTACTCCATCTATTAAAATGTAGCACATTAGATTTAATCAATTTACATTACAATTTAGATTCCATTTGTTTAAAAGCTCAAAAGAAAAACGTTTCCATGGTTTATCATTAACTATTTTTGCCCATGTAGTTCATAAATCACCATTAGCAAGCTGATACAAATTACACCTTCTGAATAATTTAAGATTTTTAATTTGAAAAGGAGTGTTGCTATCTGAGCCTTAGCCTCTAGGAATGATTTGGCAAATTCCAAACAAATGGCATAACCAGAAATATACACTGGCAAATTGGACATTGaacatacaaaagaaacaaagagagAATCAAACTTATCATCAGCATTGGCTATTGCCAAAGATATTCCATATAATAATGATAATGGAACAGTGTTAGCCTGAAAGGCCCGAATGGCAGCTAGTACGTAATGGAAAAATCATACATAGTAGAAAAATCGTAAGAGGGCTGAGGAATGCACTGAAGCTCATTTATTAGCATCAGTAAGATGACTTGTCCAAGACAAGTCCAAGACAGGtcatataaaaaataataatacctgAATTACAATATTTGTTCACCTGTTCAATCAAGTGGCCATTCATAAGCCAGGTTAGATAATGTGGTGAAAGATCTTCGGAAGACATTAAAACTTTACTCTCTTTGGTAATTTACATCTTAAAACTCTTGGGAACAGTAAAGTGCAAAAGAATTCCAAAAATGGACAGGCAATTTCAATTAAATCTACTTAATGATGAAACTTACATCTCTTTTGAACATAAAACCTTTGAGGAAATATTATCTGATTAGTGACAAGTAATTAATCATATTCAGGCAAAAACTGTTGATAATTAATGAGTCTGTGATTgctgtatgtttgtgtatgtgtgtttaaatAAATAACCCTGAGTTTCAAGACCCATGTGATGCCACCACTTGCATGGGGAGCATGCATATTCAGCAAGTGGTCTTCCTTGGAACAAACAATGaaatgggaaatgggaaaaaCTGGGAAGCTCAGACAAATAAAATATGTGTGTCCCATTTGCATTAGGTGGCAAACAGGTCTATTAAAATGGAGAtcaccttttaaaaagtgaagtgtAATACACTCCTCAATGCCCTGAGGCATCAATGAAACCTTACTAATGTAAAAGGGCCATGTTAGGTTTTAACATTATATGAAAAACATTTTAGAATAAGAATAGTATAGTATAAaatagaaattttatttataccaTGTCCTCCCCTGGTAtattgggctcagggtggcttacatcatATATAAATACAGTAAACAAGTTTAAAATCACATATGTATATTTACAAACAACCGCTACTAAATAATTTACTGCAATAGATGCTGGTATTACAATAACATCTCAGGAGGAATGCTCTACACTGGAAACTATGTGATGATATGGTGGGAAAGACCAACCatcagaaagaaaagagggagagaggccaGGTGAGAGTTTTTATTGTCACTGCCCTCAACCAATAGGTTTGTTGGAACATCTGTCTTTCAGACCCTGTGCTAAATCTCACAGAGCCTGGGACTCACTAgcgagcattccaccaggttgggacagggctaaaaaagccctggctctggctgAGAACAGGCAGATATTTTTAGGGCCAAGGACCACTAAAAGGTTGGAATCAGTGGAACAAATGCTGTCTAAGGGATACAGTGACCGAGGCAGTCCCCAAGATAAAATGGTCCCCTATGTGATGATATGGTAGGTCTTTAAAGACTAattccaaaaccttgaacctgatctggaattCAATCTAGAATTTAATTCTATACTACACAGAAGTAAATTTTAGTTTTACTTTATGAAGACCTCTTTAGAAACATCCATGTTAGCCCCCtagaacaacaaaaataacaacagCAGTACCTTAAAGATTCACAAATATGCAGTGAGGAGAGCTTTCACAGCTTCAAACTGATTTCAGGAGCAATCAGTAGAAATAAACCTCTGCTGGCTAACCTGAAAACTCCCTCCACAAATTCCTCTCCTTTACAAATATAAACTGCATATCCAGGCTATAAACACAAGATGGCAGTGATGCATTAGAAAAAGCTGAAAATGCAATATCACTATTACAGTATTTAAAAGTATGGTTATTTTCAAATCTTAGGTTAAGGCTGGTAACTGCAGTAGGGATTAGCAGTCCCATAAAGGTCCAAAAATACTATTTAGTTATGTCTCAGACAGAGTTCCAAAAACCCTTGCAGTTACCTAGATCACCTGAGAGCACTAGCCAGAACATGTGCTGATTGGTCACTAGGAACCTAAAACTCAAACAATTGGTTGAAGGACATGTAGAAACTTTGGTTTAAAACTGCACTGTTTTTCACTCTTCACCAACACAAAGGATTTCAGCAGAGATGGTGCTACATGCACAAATAATAATAGCTGATAATGGTTTTCATTTGAATATCAGAAGTTCAGGTTATGTTTTTCtggtcatttcccccttttttcctccctctcccttttcgattttccctctttcttctttttctctcaagGCTGCTTTCACACAATGACGATTCTCTCTGTAACTCTCAGTACTACTGCAAATGCAGAGGAATTCTGTTAGGTAGCACGAGgatccaaacagagcattctaaaaacAAAGACTGTCCAGCACGTGACAAATGAgggtacaattttgttttttcttttcgtgagacagagtataaacaCCTGACTGAACAATGTtgtagttttcagattttttctcttttttgtgtctAGTTTTTTTGGCTGTAACTCcagattaaaaatgaaaataaacgttaaaaaaaaggaaactggtaATATATCATTGCAGCAGACTGATCTATATGCTGTAGTATAActattgccattttttaaaaagccctctgatGGGGGAATGGAGATGACCTCAGCAGCCAAGGTGGAACAAAACATCCATGAGAGCAACTCTGAACATTTTTCCAGATTtagctgttgtgtgttttctgggctgtgaggccaatggtctggtagtttcggctcctaacattttgcccacatctgtggcttaTCTCACAGGTAacatatgtttctctccatggcagaaCTTTGGGTCCAGGGCCTTTGGAGTTGTAGCCTTACACAACTGAGTTACTTCACTAAGACTTGACCTTGTCAGCTGCACATGGGCAGCAAAAACAAACTTAttattgaactttttttttaaaagtgcagctgATAAGAGTCTTACAGAACTGTTTGAACAATAGACGCTTCCAGATGGCATAACGTGGCACGTCCCACACATTTTGTAAAGGTAGGGAGAATCAACATGGGGTTGTAAGTTTGAGAACCACAGCTCTAATCAATTGGGAAATTTAAAAGAAAGATGCCAAAGATATtacttcagattttaaaaaatcaaaagctaGACTTCAAAGGCTGATGTCACTACACAGCTAATGTTAAAATGTATCCCCACAATTAATTTATGCTCTTATTTTGTTCAGTATCATCCTTTAGTTATATcacagaggaggaaagagagaatgtACCTGACATACTGGAATGCTCTTGTTTGAATGCCAGGCCCATAGACCTAGggatgaaaacaaaacagattaaaatccacATTTCTGATGCCTAATAATCTAGGACAGACAACGAGCTGCAAGCAATTATGATAATTTTGCCTTGGCACCCAAACACAACTCTTTCCATTTAATGCATTTGACAAAATGGATCTAAGGGGCCAAAGCATaatctggaagcagcagaggcatgCCCCAATGTGTTTGCCCACTCTGCCAGTGTAAGTGGAACCTACACCGCCAGGGAGAGCAAACAGAGAGATATCCAGgtactgtggagctgtgcagtgcTGTGATGGGTTTATAACACCCCCAAAAACCCTTCATCTATGGACTTTGACGCTAATATGAATCTGTATGGACAGCAACCCCTCTGGTAGTGGAGGCAAGGGACACTTGTTATCCTTCCACTGACAACACTCCACCAATCAGGGGGAAGATGGCATCAGTTAATACTGTTGATAGTTGCTGGCAAGTTGCTCTTGTTGAGGAGACTTTGGCAGGTTGGGAAACGACCAGGATCTTTAGCATAGCTGGGTTAGTGAATATCATACTGTATCAGTTGTTTCCCTTGTGTTTTGGTTACATTTATATCAGTTCTGTCTGAGGGGTGAATATGTTACTAAGTTTCTAAACTGAATGTCTAAATAAAACCTGCCTACTTTGGTTACCTTATTTTTTAACTTTAACAACAATGTGGAGAGTACTCCTTTAACTTTCTCAAGCCATCCACAATCTCGGCTATGTGGATATAAAAAGGAGAGCGGGTTTTTTTCTTACTAACTTGGGGAGAGTGGTGTTCTCAGCAATAGGGCAGCCACTCCCTCCTGCTTAGCCACAGCATGCAGCTCCCCTTCTGGGAAAAAATAGAGTAGCCATCCATATTAAAGGCATCAAGGGTGGGCTAGGGAAGTTTAGCCGTCCTTGAGGGAAAACAGGTCCATTGCAAGGTGAAATCGCCTTCCCCTGATGTGAGCTGGTCACTACCCCCAATTCACCACAGGTGCCTGACCGGAAGAGGCTGCCTGCCCCAAAGCTGCACTAGCCTACAAGTTGATGCAGGGGAAGCTGAGGGCAGGCTAAGGGTGCCCCTGGGGATGGAGTccactttagtcagcttccactgggcatTCAGTCCAGGAACACCCCAAGTTCATGAGTCTGACTTACACCACCCGAAAGGGTCGCATAAGTTCATTTTGGGCTGTGGGGGATTTTCTAGCAGCTGGGGGGTTTCTCATTATTGTTGCCTTCCCACACCGCCTTGatcccctctggaggtggtgaggcggcatggcagcagcaccatctCCGGCTGCCATAATCCTCTAACtgggctgtttatttatttttctcttgcgGGCTTCCCAACATCTCTTGGGAATGTTAAATGCATCTCTACTGCACTTTGTTGTAACTGTTCAATGAATCTCTACTTCAGTTTGATTTAACAAAGTCTTAATGTACCAACAACCAAAAAaagccaccttttaaaaaaaaagagataggatttttaaacaaatactccatttttgttttgaataACGCTGAAATAGGtgtggagaaaaaagaaaagagacaaaGTATTCTCAATGACTTTTCTGACAGTTTGCAGCCTGAAGAAAATTTACAACAGCCTCTTTTCCTAGCACCTAGTTAAGTGTAAGGTGAGAGACTGAGAACATCATGTGCCCTAGCAACACTCTTGTCAACTTGAAGAGCAGTACAGGTATATAATTGTTTGCTAGAAAACAAGTTAGTTCAATCTTCTGTAGCTCTCTTGGGTGAATCTCAGGAGATTTCATTGTGCTTCAAAATAAGTCCAATATCTTAAAACACCACTGTTCGAAACTATTTCTGAAAAGACTTGGGGAGAGAGGAGATGCTGGGTATTGTTTTACCACATATCACATGTCTATTATGGAAGTACTGATGACATAAACAGCCCATCAGGGAACCAAGAAAAAACGAAGATTTTAAAACCTCACAGGAAATTCTCATTATTATTGACGTACAAATTCTCATTATTATTGACCAACAAAAGCACAGAACTTTTAACATCGTTTCATAAAAAACATTTCAGTGACTGGTTTGCACATTTGTACTCGACTGTAGCGGCGATCTCCTCATCTGAAACACTTCTGTATCACTTAATTTCAActcagtaataaaatatttatttattaaacttgtatgctgcccttccccttgagaacttagggcagcttccaacatataataCAGAAAAATTGAAGATCAAAATCAACAAAACTTCCCTAACTCTAAAAACCAGATGGCGACTAAACAATCTCATTTTAAATACAGTCAGTTCTTATACTGTGTAAAGAGAAACAGGACAATTAACACTGACCATTCATAGAACTGGCTGAAAGCTGAATAttccacagtgcaatcctaagtaaagCAAAAGTGGCTGGCTCTTGATGATGGGTTTTGCTTAAGAAAGTGGCTTATTTATATCTTTTTCATGTAGCCAAAGGACATGGTGAACACATACCGTTAAGGGCTCTCCCTGAAGAGCCTGCAGGATAAAGTTACTGACAACTCGGCCATCATTCATATGCATCCGAGGACCAAAAGTATTGAAAATTCTTGCAACTCTTACTTCGACACCTTCCTGAAATAACATAGGTTTTGTTAACCAATAACGAAGGAACTCAGAAATAACAAGAGGGATTCCGTGATAATGAATAAATATTCAATAAACAGCTAGCTTCTAAAAGGACACATCTAACAAAAAAAGTTACATTTAACTGCATACAAGAAACCAAGGAGAAGAtaacacctttttttaaagtatcaaaGCAAAAGAACAAACTTGAATTTGATGGCCAATTACATTTTTACTTGTCCTTGTCCCCAAAAATCTCATGACGGCTATTCTatctttcccattttatcctcaccaccaccttgtgaggttaggtTGAAAAATATGAACTGACCCAAGGTGTTCCCTGTGAGTTTTGTGACAGAATGTAACCAGCAAGACACAGCCAAATACTAATTATTTTGTTCTCAGGATGCACTCATTTTTTAAACTCCATGAACAAAATGAGCTAATCCAAATCAAGTTTCCCACGTTGTAATTCATGTGTTTGAATCTGGAAATGGGGTGAGATCACTCTATAGATCTGACCCTTGACTTGTTCCTCAATATGATAACCTGATGCTTGGCTTGCTTCTCTAGTGCCCAGCTCTTTCGGTCTGCTGCTTGTAGTTCTGCCCTTGGCATCTGTGATGTCATTACTCTGGTTCCCCTTGTCACATGATTCTGACATCACATTATTTCTTGTCATGTACTTGCAGCTCAGTGGGGCCTACGCTGAGTGGGTCTCATGGCTGGAAAGGGTGAAAACCACTACTAGTAGTTTGAATGGAAATCACATTGGCAATTTTAGAACTGCACCTAATCTAAAAGCTAATTCTCAAATGGTCCAAGACTTTCAAGCAGCAAAACCAATTTCAAGCTTTTAGGATGTACCAGATTGTAGTGGATCCAGTGGTTCTCTCCTAAAATGAAATAACCCCCAACTAAAGGGGGCCATTGCATCTAATCCCTTTAAATCACATTGCCTGAAGGTTCTTAGGAAGACTAATATAGCTTTGGAATAGTGATCAAAAATTACTCAGTATATATAGCACCTCCTCCTTGACGtctgctaacatcttttttttttttggctgctaaacatttaaaaacaaactttgcAAAAGCAACAATTaggtttttatttgtattttttaacacaaacatttcagATACCTGCTTCATGTATGCATAGCACATTGTTTCAGCAACTCTCTTTCCTTCATCATAGCAGGCTCTAGGTCCTATGGGATTCACATGACCCCAGTAATCTTCATTTTGGGGGTGAACTTCAGGATCTTAAAGAGAAACAAAGACGTGATGAGCTTTGTCCTTTAGCCAGTTACATCAAAAGTATGCTCGCTCAAACTCTATAGAGCAGCTGAAAGTACGATTGAGCTGAACACACTCCCAATTTGCTTTCCCTCTTCCGCTTCCATTTCAATCTTTGTTGAATTATCCCAGCCAAGGAAAAATTACATACAGATCGAGATATAATAAAAACTGAACAACCAAGTTCTTCTATGTGCCAATGTCAGTAAGGACAAATGACATTAATTTAGATATATGGGTCACATGACTCAGTAATAGCTATACACACTTGCAGAAGAAGATACACCTTTAATGGGTAATCACTTATTCATCAAACTAAGATTTAATAAAATACACTCTACCTTTTGTTCAGTCTTAGTTCTGGAAcacagttttattattttgtctTATCTAATGTAAAGTAAAATGgctatacacacagagagagagctactgacaCTTAATTCTACCCTTGGCATGACTTTCCTCTCCTTCTGTAACTATGACAAACAAATTGAAAACACCTTTATGCCAGGATATCACCTGAGAACCTAAGTTAATTTCTTTAAAAGCTATTCTGAGTTGATTGCCAATTTTCATGCAGTATGAAAAATTGATGCACTTGTCTTCCAAATTGTGTTACTATGGATTAATGCACAAATAATAAACTTCAATATCATAATCAAAAATAGGTCAACAGCTTTTTATAAAGAACAGAaggagaggaatttggatttataccccacctgtctctcctgcaaggattctcaaagcggcttacaaactcctccccttcctctccccacaacagacagcttgtgaggt is part of the Sphaerodactylus townsendi isolate TG3544 linkage group LG04, MPM_Stown_v2.3, whole genome shotgun sequence genome and encodes:
- the UXS1 gene encoding UDP-glucuronic acid decarboxylase 1 isoform X2, with product MYNPIKTLKTNTIGTLNMLGLAKRVGARLLLASTSEVYGDPEVHPQNEDYWGHVNPIGPRACYDEGKRVAETMCYAYMKQEGVEVRVARIFNTFGPRMHMNDGRVVSNFILQALQGEPLTVYGPGIQTRAFQYVSDLVNGLVALMNSNVSSPVNLGNPEEHTILEFAQLIKKLVGSGSEIQFLSEAQDDPQKRKPDIRKAKSQLGWDPVVPLEEGLNKAIHYFRKELEYQANNQYIPKPKPARIKKGRTRHT
- the UXS1 gene encoding UDP-glucuronic acid decarboxylase 1 isoform X1, with the translated sequence MMDGHEVTVVDNFFTGRKRNVEHWIGHENFELINHDVVEPLYIEVDQIYHLASPASPPNYMYNPIKTLKTNTIGTLNMLGLAKRVGARLLLASTSEVYGDPEVHPQNEDYWGHVNPIGPRACYDEGKRVAETMCYAYMKQEGVEVRVARIFNTFGPRMHMNDGRVVSNFILQALQGEPLTVYGPGIQTRAFQYVSDLVNGLVALMNSNVSSPVNLGNPEEHTILEFAQLIKKLVGSGSEIQFLSEAQDDPQKRKPDIRKAKSQLGWDPVVPLEEGLNKAIHYFRKELEYQANNQYIPKPKPARIKKGRTRHT